One segment of Agromyces albus DNA contains the following:
- a CDS encoding ABC transporter permease gives MLDLLFAGLVNGNAYALVALGLSLVIGVANVVNFAHGSLFAVGAMTGWFVTSNLGLPLWAGALAAIVVTALLGYLINLVAVRPFAGRAPIAAVLSTIAVMIILDNLTQMVFGPQVRRFDSGLPDATFQVGGLSVGLIDLIILTTGVTLMVVLALGLRFTKIGRAIRATSQDREAAEQMGVPTARVQSIAFMVASGLGGLAGVLVAAYFTTIAPTQGFQIGLAGIAAATLGGLGSLLGAVVGGLVLGVVEAFGVGLWGDSVRQLITFGVLLAVLWIRPEGLFGKKAIKREPLSGTFFSQARPIIMKRWQVAVLIALAIVPAIPGLFNGYTVQIGIQVLSFAMIALSMTIIGGAAGQLSLGQAGPVAIGAYTAALLTRDLAIPFTAALLIAGLVSAVIVTLLAAPSWKLSGHYPAIATLATGAAISAVILVAEPLTGGGSGLSLIPLPEILGFQFNSTTSLYALGLGILLAIILVVHRLGTSHLGLYWRATRDDEIAARSAGIATPQYKSLAFGIGGFIAGVGGAFWAAQFGYVDPKIFSPNLSFQIVIIAVLGSMLRPFGAVLGAIVLVGGLELFRAAAETRLLVYGLVLLLLVRFRPQGLWTLPLPLAGLVRRITGRTPRPDAPSAIVPSVKLAGSLAPTTSADTPSPMPDGDGAASAPTTPKEVHA, from the coding sequence GTGCTCGATCTGTTGTTCGCCGGGCTCGTCAACGGCAACGCGTACGCACTCGTCGCCCTCGGCCTCTCCCTCGTCATCGGCGTCGCAAACGTCGTCAACTTCGCTCACGGCTCGCTCTTCGCGGTCGGAGCGATGACCGGATGGTTCGTGACCTCGAACCTCGGGCTGCCGCTCTGGGCGGGCGCGCTCGCCGCGATCGTGGTGACCGCCCTGCTCGGCTATCTCATCAACCTCGTCGCCGTGCGACCGTTCGCCGGACGCGCGCCGATCGCTGCGGTGCTCTCGACGATCGCGGTCATGATCATCCTCGACAACCTCACGCAGATGGTGTTCGGGCCGCAGGTGCGACGCTTCGACTCCGGTCTGCCCGACGCGACGTTCCAGGTCGGCGGACTCAGCGTCGGCCTCATCGACCTCATCATCCTCACCACCGGCGTGACCCTCATGGTCGTGCTCGCGCTCGGCCTGCGATTCACGAAGATCGGTCGTGCCATCCGGGCCACGTCGCAGGACCGCGAGGCGGCCGAGCAGATGGGCGTGCCCACGGCCCGCGTGCAGTCGATCGCGTTCATGGTCGCGTCCGGTCTCGGAGGTCTCGCAGGCGTGCTCGTCGCGGCGTACTTCACGACCATCGCTCCGACGCAGGGGTTCCAGATCGGCCTCGCCGGCATCGCGGCGGCCACCCTGGGCGGGCTCGGATCGCTCCTCGGCGCCGTCGTCGGCGGCCTCGTCCTCGGCGTGGTCGAAGCGTTCGGCGTCGGCCTGTGGGGTGACTCCGTACGGCAACTCATCACGTTCGGCGTGCTCCTCGCAGTGCTGTGGATCCGCCCCGAGGGTCTGTTCGGCAAGAAGGCGATCAAGCGCGAGCCGCTGAGCGGCACGTTCTTCTCGCAAGCGCGGCCCATCATCATGAAGCGCTGGCAGGTCGCGGTACTGATCGCGCTCGCGATCGTGCCGGCGATCCCCGGGCTCTTCAACGGCTACACCGTGCAGATCGGCATCCAGGTGCTCTCCTTCGCGATGATCGCCCTGTCGATGACCATCATCGGCGGCGCCGCGGGCCAGCTCTCGCTCGGCCAAGCGGGTCCGGTGGCGATCGGTGCCTACACGGCCGCACTGCTCACGCGGGACCTCGCGATCCCGTTCACAGCCGCGCTCCTCATCGCGGGACTGGTCTCGGCGGTCATCGTGACGCTGCTCGCCGCCCCGAGCTGGAAGCTGTCCGGCCACTACCCGGCGATCGCCACGCTCGCGACCGGCGCAGCGATCTCCGCCGTGATCCTCGTCGCCGAACCGCTCACCGGCGGCGGAAGCGGACTGTCGCTCATTCCGCTGCCCGAGATCCTGGGATTCCAGTTCAACTCGACCACCTCGCTCTACGCGCTCGGGCTCGGCATCCTGCTCGCGATCATCCTCGTCGTGCACCGACTCGGGACGTCGCACCTCGGCCTCTACTGGCGTGCGACCCGCGACGACGAGATCGCCGCCCGATCCGCGGGCATCGCGACGCCGCAGTACAAGTCGCTCGCCTTCGGCATCGGCGGCTTCATCGCGGGCGTCGGCGGCGCGTTCTGGGCAGCGCAGTTCGGGTACGTCGACCCTAAGATATTCAGTCCCAACCTCTCGTTCCAGATCGTCATCATCGCCGTGCTCGGCAGCATGCTGCGCCCCTTCGGCGCAGTACTCGGGGCGATCGTGCTCGTCGGCGGACTCGAGCTCTTCCGTGCCGCGGCCGAGACTCGTCTGCTCGTGTACGGGCTCGTGCTCCTGCTGCTCGTGCGCTTCCGGCCGCAGGGCCTCTGGACCCTTCCCCTGCCGCTCGCGGGCCTCGTCCGCCGGATCACCGGGCGCACTCCGAGACCGGACGCGCCGAGCGCGATCGTCCCGTCCGTCAAGCTCGCCGGCTCGCTCGCCCCGACCACCTCCGCCGACACGCCGAGCCCCATGCCCGACGGCGACGGCGCGGCATCCGCCCCCACCACACCCAAGGAGGTGCACGCATGA
- a CDS encoding ABC transporter ATP-binding protein encodes MTRLLDVTRLTRSFGALVAVDATTFHVDDGEVVSIIGPNGSGKTTTINLLSGELKPDAGRVMFGGEDIAGRVPDRIARSGIRRTFQNGRVFGNCTVEENVLVGQVPLATASAPLPVLRRLPFARWVALITETVLAITGTPALRREHAALEEGVTEQISRFSSRLATRRDHFAWTLSYANRRRTEIARALASAPTLLLLDEPTAGMNTSETNEVMQQLLELKAQGQTMLIVEHKLDLVMTVSDRVIVMDHGAIIANGTPAEVQNDERVIEAYLGKRRGRIAAQTHDLESAVLGTEKTA; translated from the coding sequence ATGACCCGGCTCCTCGACGTCACCCGGCTCACCCGCTCGTTCGGCGCGCTCGTCGCGGTCGACGCCACGACCTTCCACGTCGACGACGGCGAGGTCGTGAGCATCATCGGCCCCAACGGCTCGGGCAAGACGACGACGATCAACCTCTTGAGCGGTGAACTGAAGCCGGATGCCGGTCGCGTCATGTTCGGCGGTGAGGACATCGCCGGGCGCGTCCCCGACCGCATCGCGCGCAGCGGCATCCGCCGGACGTTCCAGAACGGTCGAGTGTTCGGCAACTGCACCGTCGAGGAGAACGTGCTGGTCGGCCAAGTCCCGCTCGCGACCGCCTCGGCTCCGCTGCCCGTACTGCGCCGGCTTCCCTTCGCACGGTGGGTGGCGCTCATCACCGAGACCGTGCTTGCGATCACCGGCACGCCCGCCCTCCGGCGCGAACATGCCGCCCTCGAGGAGGGCGTGACCGAGCAGATCTCCCGGTTCTCATCGCGACTGGCCACCCGGCGCGACCACTTCGCCTGGACGCTTTCGTACGCAAACCGGCGCCGTACCGAGATCGCCCGCGCGCTCGCGTCCGCGCCGACGCTCCTCCTGCTCGACGAGCCGACGGCCGGCATGAACACCTCGGAGACGAACGAGGTCATGCAGCAACTGCTCGAACTCAAGGCGCAAGGACAGACGATGCTCATCGTCGAGCACAAGCTCGACCTCGTCATGACCGTCTCCGACCGGGTGATCGTGATGGACCACGGCGCCATCATCGCGAACGGAACCCCCGCCGAGGTGCAGAACGACGAACGCGTCATCGAGGCCTATCTCGGCAAGCGCCGCGGCCGCATCGCCGCACAGACTCACGATCTCGAGTCCGCCGTGCTCGGAACGGAGAAGACCGCATGA
- a CDS encoding ABC transporter ATP-binding protein, producing MNQLANVAEPLLDFRDVNVYYGHFHALRDVSYTIGRGEIVSLLGGNACGKSTTMKTILRLVKPKSGDIRFKGESTLKASTAEIVRRGIASVPEARRVFPEMTIEENLLVGAYTRGDGRAKIKQSLAQQYELFPRLAERRSQQAGTMSGGEQQMLAFARALMSGPELICMDEPTMGLAPIVVEQVLETIQRINHELGIAVFIVEQSAELALSIAHRGYVLVNGVVRLSGPAAELLANPEIREAYLGHANAPADSAAAASASPASNERIARAGH from the coding sequence ATGAACCAGCTCGCGAACGTCGCCGAGCCGCTGCTCGACTTCCGCGACGTCAATGTCTACTACGGGCACTTCCACGCGCTCCGCGATGTCTCGTACACAATCGGTCGCGGCGAAATCGTGTCGCTCCTGGGGGGAAATGCGTGCGGCAAGTCCACCACGATGAAGACGATCCTCCGGCTCGTGAAGCCGAAGAGCGGCGACATCCGCTTCAAGGGCGAGAGCACGCTCAAGGCCTCCACGGCCGAGATCGTGCGACGGGGCATCGCATCGGTGCCCGAAGCGCGGCGCGTGTTCCCCGAGATGACGATCGAGGAGAACCTCCTCGTCGGGGCGTACACCCGCGGTGACGGCCGAGCGAAGATCAAGCAGAGCCTCGCGCAGCAGTACGAGCTGTTCCCTCGCCTCGCGGAGCGGCGTTCGCAGCAGGCGGGGACGATGTCCGGCGGCGAGCAGCAGATGCTCGCCTTCGCACGGGCACTCATGTCGGGGCCGGAGCTCATCTGCATGGACGAGCCGACGATGGGCCTCGCGCCGATCGTCGTCGAGCAGGTGCTCGAGACGATCCAGCGCATCAACCACGAGCTCGGCATCGCCGTCTTCATCGTCGAGCAGAGCGCCGAGCTCGCGCTGTCGATCGCACATCGCGGCTATGTGCTCGTGAACGGCGTCGTGCGGCTCTCCGGGCCGGCCGCCGAGCTGCTCGCCAACCCCGAGATCCGAGAGGCGTATCTCGGTCACGCGAACGCCCCCGCGGATTCCGCCGCCGCGGCATCCGCCAGCCCCGCCTCCAACGAAAGGATTGCCCGTGCCGGCCACTGA
- a CDS encoding sugar ABC transporter substrate-binding protein has product MTILKQPRRAVMAASIVIVGIAGLAACSAPPSQGSSADSITVWTGLPYDSFQVPNTENFERCEEETGISVELQDFPPGELTGKVLQAATSNDLPDLLYLEGTDLTRVAETGVLTDLADYDITAEGYDAKLQQMGTYDGTLYGVAPGVNTVGMFYNKGMFAEAGVEVPTTFAELRDVAAKLTTPDRMGLALSAGSGAGPYVFLPFLLSAGGDPSDLTTPEAAEALQLWKDLVSDGSTSSSAVTWDWDAQDYFREGKAAMVMSGSWLFNEAEGLGIDLGVFPIPSPDGSGPSRSPIGAELWTIPVTDDAHQAAAAEVLSCITNDENALIMAEQSRRTPGDTSVGEDYAAEFPEEAPLVALIPDSYLRDPELNGKQTEQLTYAIQDAIANGTEPEEALEKASEQ; this is encoded by the coding sequence ATGACCATCTTGAAGCAGCCTCGACGTGCCGTGATGGCCGCGTCGATCGTCATCGTCGGCATCGCGGGGCTCGCCGCCTGCAGCGCGCCGCCCTCCCAAGGTTCGTCTGCAGACTCCATCACCGTGTGGACCGGACTGCCGTATGACAGCTTCCAAGTACCGAACACCGAGAACTTCGAGCGCTGCGAGGAGGAGACCGGCATCTCGGTCGAGCTGCAGGACTTCCCGCCCGGCGAGCTCACCGGGAAGGTGCTCCAGGCCGCCACCTCGAACGACCTGCCCGATCTGCTCTACCTCGAGGGCACCGACCTGACACGGGTGGCGGAGACCGGTGTGCTGACCGACCTCGCCGACTACGACATCACGGCAGAGGGCTACGACGCGAAGCTCCAGCAGATGGGAACCTACGACGGCACCCTCTACGGCGTCGCGCCCGGCGTGAACACGGTCGGCATGTTCTACAACAAGGGGATGTTCGCTGAGGCGGGTGTCGAGGTGCCGACGACATTCGCCGAACTGCGCGACGTCGCCGCGAAGCTCACCACCCCCGACCGGATGGGCTTGGCCCTCTCGGCTGGCTCCGGCGCAGGTCCTTACGTCTTCCTGCCGTTCCTGCTGAGCGCCGGAGGCGATCCTTCAGACCTGACGACACCCGAAGCGGCTGAGGCGCTCCAGCTCTGGAAGGACCTCGTCAGCGACGGAAGCACCTCGTCGTCGGCGGTCACCTGGGACTGGGACGCACAGGACTACTTCCGCGAGGGTAAGGCCGCCATGGTCATGTCCGGATCCTGGTTGTTCAACGAGGCCGAAGGCCTCGGCATCGACCTCGGCGTCTTCCCGATTCCGAGCCCGGACGGCTCGGGCCCGTCGCGATCGCCGATCGGTGCGGAACTGTGGACCATCCCGGTGACGGATGATGCGCACCAGGCCGCGGCCGCCGAGGTGCTCTCCTGCATCACGAACGACGAGAACGCGCTGATCATGGCCGAGCAGTCCCGCCGTACCCCCGGCGACACCTCAGTCGGCGAAGACTACGCGGCGGAGTTCCCCGAGGAGGCGCCGCTCGTCGCGCTCATCCCCGACTCGTACCTTCGCGACCCCGAGCTGAACGGCAAGCAGACCGAGCAGCTCACCTACGCGATCCAGGATGCGATCGCGAACGGGACCGAGCCCGAGGAAGCCCTCGAGAAGGCCTCCGAGCAGTAA
- a CDS encoding LysR family transcriptional regulator, with the protein MAQTPTGPGRLDIDLQTIRVIRAIEETGSITGASRALGLSQPAISQHLQRAETRLGVPLLVRTGRTIRLSEAGQVLADIAPQISDALDHASTQITGLASLNAGRVSLAGFPSASSTIVPTLLSTMRESRPGISMSYTEAEPPDATQLVLDGQCDVAIIASYPSEPLDLDALHRQGLWVKTLFLDQMLLILPEGHPLADERIVDLIALQDDEWIAGCPRCRGHVVDVCAAVGYEPNITLETDNFIAALGMVSRGLGIAVLPRLSLGTAAIPKGAVVRRLNPHANREIHVIAPESAVSTGAVRATLATLAALDGAAWKMLRPSHVARRARVFSTSAPPTRASADSPS; encoded by the coding sequence ATGGCCCAGACCCCGACCGGCCCCGGCCGGCTCGACATCGACCTGCAGACCATCCGCGTCATCCGCGCCATCGAGGAGACCGGATCGATCACGGGCGCCTCCCGGGCGCTCGGGCTCAGCCAGCCGGCGATCAGCCAGCATCTGCAGCGAGCAGAGACGCGCCTCGGCGTGCCGCTGCTCGTGCGCACCGGCCGCACGATCAGGCTCTCGGAGGCAGGGCAGGTGCTCGCCGACATCGCCCCGCAGATCTCCGACGCGCTCGACCACGCGTCGACGCAGATCACGGGGCTCGCGTCGCTCAACGCCGGCCGCGTCTCGCTCGCCGGCTTCCCGTCGGCGTCGTCGACCATCGTGCCGACGCTCCTCAGCACGATGCGCGAGTCCCGGCCGGGCATCTCCATGAGCTACACCGAGGCCGAACCGCCGGATGCCACCCAGCTCGTGCTCGACGGACAGTGCGACGTCGCGATCATCGCCTCGTACCCGAGCGAGCCGCTCGACCTCGACGCGCTGCACCGCCAGGGCCTCTGGGTGAAGACCCTGTTCCTCGACCAGATGCTGCTGATCCTCCCCGAGGGCCATCCGCTCGCCGACGAGCGCATCGTCGACCTCATCGCACTCCAGGACGATGAGTGGATCGCCGGATGCCCCCGGTGCCGCGGGCACGTCGTCGACGTGTGTGCGGCGGTCGGCTACGAACCGAACATCACGCTCGAGACCGACAACTTCATCGCCGCGCTCGGGATGGTCTCGCGGGGCCTCGGGATCGCCGTGCTGCCGCGCTTGTCACTCGGCACCGCGGCGATCCCGAAGGGCGCAGTGGTGCGGCGGCTGAATCCGCACGCAAACCGCGAGATCCACGTGATCGCGCCAGAGTCCGCGGTCTCGACGGGAGCCGTCCGCGCGACGCTCGCGACCCTCGCCGCGCTCGACGGCGCAGCGTGGAAGATGCTCCGCCCGTCGCACGTCGCGCGCCGAGCGCGCGTGTTCAGTACGTCGGCTCCCCCAACGCGAGCATCAGCCGATTCGCCCAGCTGA
- a CDS encoding carbohydrate ABC transporter permease, with product MTTARRERLGYLLFVVPAFLYIVFFFGYPLVKNVWMGFVDFRTSTFINGHAPWVGVANYAEVLSDPVVPLATWNTIVITVATVVAQLVIGLALATFFAKRFAGSRFYSSSMLLPWLLPLVTTAAVWRWLLQERGPLMTLLAPLGVTGSPLADPDVALIAMIIVNIWLGIPFYVIILGAALQGVPLDQLEAAQLDGAGRFGRFWHIVLPSIRPQVLVAATLSVIYTLKILELPLILTGGGPANATQTLGTVAYTLSFKQFEFGQGAAVGNLLMLITLVVAIVYVYFGARKEER from the coding sequence ATGACGACCGCACGACGAGAACGGTTGGGCTACCTGCTGTTCGTGGTCCCCGCCTTCCTGTACATCGTGTTCTTCTTCGGGTACCCGCTCGTGAAGAACGTCTGGATGGGTTTCGTCGACTTCCGCACGTCGACGTTCATCAACGGGCACGCACCGTGGGTGGGCGTGGCCAACTACGCCGAGGTGCTCAGCGACCCGGTGGTGCCGCTCGCGACATGGAACACGATCGTCATCACCGTTGCGACCGTCGTCGCACAGCTCGTCATCGGTCTCGCTCTCGCGACGTTCTTCGCCAAGCGATTCGCTGGAAGCCGGTTCTACTCGAGTTCGATGCTGCTGCCGTGGCTTCTGCCATTGGTCACGACGGCGGCGGTCTGGAGGTGGCTCCTCCAGGAGCGCGGTCCGCTCATGACCCTGCTCGCACCGCTGGGCGTCACCGGCTCGCCGCTCGCCGACCCCGATGTGGCCCTCATCGCCATGATCATCGTCAACATCTGGCTCGGCATCCCCTTCTACGTCATCATCCTCGGCGCGGCGCTGCAGGGCGTCCCATTGGACCAACTCGAGGCCGCACAGCTCGATGGCGCCGGCCGGTTCGGCCGCTTCTGGCACATCGTGCTCCCGAGCATCCGCCCGCAGGTACTCGTCGCGGCGACGCTCAGCGTCATCTACACACTCAAGATCCTCGAGCTCCCGCTGATCCTGACGGGCGGCGGTCCGGCCAACGCGACGCAGACGCTCGGCACAGTCGCGTACACCCTCTCGTTCAAGCAGTTCGAATTCGGTCAGGGCGCGGCAGTCGGCAACCTCCTCATGCTCATCACGCTCGTGGTAGCGATCGTGTACGTGTACTTCGGTGCCCGCAAGGAGGAACGATGA
- a CDS encoding carbohydrate ABC transporter permease — MNTRARVRSGLSSAVGALILAAMLYPIFWLVSASLQPGATAASVTPIPLPSSLDAYAEALSDQFRNIVISLTVAVGTAVLTVAIAAPAAFGLSRLRSRFVDVVLITLFIAQIVPPIVLSNSLYTVFHTLGLLNTIFGLILANASNTLPFAILLLRSFMRDLDPELLEAARLDGASDLRTFRSIVLPLSRNALITAGIFGFLAGWGDFLFALTLTTGSDLRTMTIGIYQYIGSPNVDWSTVMAAGVLASIPAVILLLLLQRHLRAGLAAGSGK; from the coding sequence ATGAACACGCGCGCACGGGTTCGCAGCGGCCTCAGTTCCGCCGTCGGAGCACTCATCCTCGCCGCCATGCTCTATCCGATCTTCTGGCTGGTCAGCGCATCGCTTCAGCCGGGGGCGACAGCGGCATCGGTGACACCGATCCCGCTCCCGTCCTCGCTCGATGCGTACGCGGAGGCGTTGAGCGACCAGTTCCGCAACATCGTCATCAGCCTCACCGTCGCCGTCGGCACGGCGGTACTGACGGTGGCGATCGCTGCACCCGCGGCGTTCGGGTTGTCGCGGCTCCGTTCACGATTCGTCGATGTGGTCCTGATCACGCTCTTCATCGCTCAGATCGTGCCGCCGATCGTGTTGTCCAACTCGCTCTACACCGTGTTCCACACGCTCGGCCTCTTGAACACGATCTTCGGCCTCATCCTGGCGAACGCCTCGAACACGCTGCCATTCGCGATCCTGCTGCTGCGGTCGTTCATGCGGGATCTCGACCCAGAACTCCTCGAGGCAGCACGACTCGATGGCGCCAGCGATCTGCGGACCTTCCGCTCGATCGTGCTGCCGCTGAGCCGCAACGCACTCATCACTGCGGGAATTTTCGGCTTCCTCGCCGGATGGGGCGACTTCCTCTTCGCCCTCACGCTCACGACAGGATCCGATCTGCGAACCATGACGATCGGCATTTACCAGTACATCGGATCACCGAACGTCGATTGGTCGACCGTGATGGCCGCCGGCGTGCTCGCATCCATCCCCGCCGTCATCTTGCTGCTCCTCCTGCAGCGCCATCTCCGAGCCGGCCTCGCCGCCGGGTCGGGCAAGTAA
- a CDS encoding alkylhydroperoxidase domain protein: protein MNERLAPSATITEPERFTQDMLNWRTWLPPLDEEDLTEEHYEALVQRSRAKNEYFRLLARDAAILRERTKTDNDIFYNTKQGLPRADREIAATAASRYNGCIYCASVHSGFASHHSKRRDDVQRLLDEGVSVQLDPRWTAIIRAAAALTATPPRFGQATLDEVRAAGLDELEILDAIMSGAFFSWANRLMLALGEPTY, encoded by the coding sequence GTGAACGAGCGCCTCGCCCCATCCGCCACCATCACCGAGCCCGAGCGATTCACGCAGGACATGCTGAACTGGCGCACCTGGCTGCCGCCGCTCGACGAGGAGGACCTCACCGAGGAGCACTACGAGGCCCTCGTGCAGCGCAGCCGCGCGAAGAACGAGTACTTTCGGCTGCTCGCGAGGGATGCGGCGATCCTGCGCGAGCGCACGAAGACTGACAACGACATCTTCTACAACACGAAGCAGGGTCTTCCGCGCGCCGATCGAGAGATCGCTGCGACCGCGGCGAGCCGGTACAACGGATGCATCTACTGCGCCTCGGTGCATTCGGGTTTCGCGTCGCATCACTCGAAGCGACGCGACGACGTGCAGCGCCTCCTCGACGAGGGCGTGAGCGTCCAACTCGATCCGAGATGGACGGCGATCATCCGCGCCGCGGCCGCGCTCACGGCGACACCCCCGCGTTTCGGTCAGGCGACCCTCGACGAGGTTCGCGCGGCGGGCCTCGACGAGCTCGAGATCCTCGACGCGATCATGTCGGGCGCGTTTTTCAGCTGGGCGAATCGGCTGATGCTCGCGTTGGGGGAGCCGACGTACTGA
- a CDS encoding ABC transporter substrate-binding protein yields the protein MTKTQRLAAIAAASVSILALAGCADGASGSGSDDSPIVFGVSGPLTGNQAEYGKNWQDGFELALEEINEDGGIDGRPVEIDFQDSQGEASQATTIAQRFVSDENILAVMGDFSSATSMVASPLYQRGRLLQLGITNSHPDFTTTGDFIFSPSVTQEVEGRFIENGAAKFGDKLAVFYLNTDWGNAAFDVFRDEAETNGHEIVYSTPVEEASTDFKPQLVQARDAGADAVVFYTYYSSTALLVQQAEQVGLTDVPFVAVGSNYSPEFLNLAGASADGVYTETSFYPETDDPAVDEFVAAFTEKFDTEPNLFAAFAYDGLKQLAWAAEQAETLDRTGIRDALRDGKDIPSIIYGDAEYNDERRIDDPKFTWLVVEDGAFVQTDDL from the coding sequence ATGACCAAGACACAGCGTCTCGCGGCGATCGCCGCGGCATCCGTCTCGATCCTGGCGCTCGCCGGCTGCGCAGATGGCGCGTCGGGCTCCGGCAGCGACGACAGCCCGATCGTGTTCGGCGTTTCCGGCCCACTGACCGGCAACCAGGCCGAGTACGGGAAGAACTGGCAGGACGGGTTCGAGCTCGCCCTCGAGGAGATCAACGAGGACGGCGGGATCGACGGCCGTCCGGTCGAGATCGACTTCCAGGACAGCCAGGGCGAGGCGAGCCAGGCCACGACCATCGCGCAACGATTCGTGAGCGACGAGAACATCCTCGCCGTCATGGGCGACTTCTCGTCGGCCACTTCGATGGTCGCCAGTCCGCTCTACCAGCGCGGCAGGCTCCTCCAGCTCGGCATCACGAACTCCCACCCCGACTTCACCACGACCGGCGACTTCATCTTCAGCCCCTCCGTCACGCAAGAGGTGGAGGGCCGGTTCATCGAGAACGGTGCCGCGAAGTTCGGCGACAAGCTCGCCGTGTTCTACCTCAACACCGACTGGGGCAACGCGGCGTTCGACGTCTTCCGGGACGAGGCGGAGACCAACGGCCACGAGATCGTCTACTCGACCCCGGTCGAGGAGGCGTCGACGGACTTCAAGCCGCAGCTCGTTCAGGCACGCGACGCCGGCGCCGACGCGGTCGTGTTCTACACGTACTACTCCTCGACCGCCCTGCTCGTGCAGCAGGCGGAGCAGGTCGGCCTCACCGACGTGCCGTTCGTCGCCGTGGGCTCGAACTATTCGCCGGAGTTCCTCAACCTGGCCGGAGCTTCGGCCGACGGCGTCTACACGGAGACCTCCTTCTACCCTGAGACGGACGACCCCGCGGTGGACGAGTTCGTCGCCGCATTCACCGAGAAGTTCGACACCGAGCCGAACCTGTTCGCCGCCTTCGCGTACGACGGCCTCAAGCAGCTCGCCTGGGCTGCCGAGCAGGCTGAGACGCTCGACCGAACGGGCATTCGCGATGCGCTGCGCGATGGCAAGGACATCCCGAGCATCATCTACGGCGACGCCGAATACAACGACGAGCGTCGTATCGACGACCCGAAGTTCACGTGGCTCGTGGTCGAGGACGGCGCGTTCGTCCAGACCGACGACCTGTAG
- a CDS encoding CMD domain protein translates to MPATDTLLPADVIDHLVGIAPGDPLDAVRDNRPEAREHVQGSFLALFAPADASAVTLQERYAIGAFVAALHGVDAAVEFYSELLLAGEPAGSAALDVILAEAAHAKAFGPYGAFRGPLAAETVVGPEYAVDDLAGVYVLGDRLASAMEFAHFLVFHPRDASRERLQQLLDGGWSVDAIVTLSQLVAFLTFQIRVVAGLNALKIDLEGRRP, encoded by the coding sequence GTGCCGGCCACTGACACCCTCTTGCCCGCCGACGTCATCGACCACCTCGTCGGCATCGCCCCCGGCGACCCGCTCGACGCGGTGCGCGACAACCGCCCCGAGGCGCGCGAACACGTACAGGGCAGCTTCCTCGCCCTGTTCGCGCCCGCTGACGCCTCGGCCGTCACACTTCAGGAGCGCTACGCTATCGGCGCGTTCGTCGCGGCACTGCACGGCGTGGACGCGGCGGTCGAGTTCTACAGCGAGCTCCTGCTCGCCGGTGAGCCGGCAGGCTCGGCGGCGCTCGACGTGATCCTCGCCGAGGCCGCCCACGCGAAGGCGTTCGGCCCGTACGGGGCGTTCCGCGGTCCGCTCGCCGCCGAGACGGTGGTCGGGCCCGAGTACGCGGTCGACGATCTCGCCGGCGTGTACGTGCTCGGCGACCGGCTCGCATCGGCGATGGAGTTCGCGCACTTCCTCGTGTTTCACCCTCGCGACGCGTCGCGTGAGCGGTTGCAGCAGCTGCTCGACGGCGGCTGGAGCGTCGACGCGATCGTCACCCTCTCCCAGCTCGTGGCCTTCCTGACCTTTCAGATCAGGGTGGTCGCCGGCCTCAACGCATTGAAGATCGACCTGGAAGGACGCCGCCCGTGA